ATGGGTTTAGTTGATTTGATAAATAATTTATTTAATCAAGAAATTGCTATAGATCTAGGGACAGCTAATACTCTTATCATGCATAACAATAAGGTTATTGTAGATTTACCTTCAATAATAGCTATAGATGTTAGAACTAAAAAAGTATTAGCTGTAGGAGAAGAAGCAAAAAAAATGCAAGGAAAAACACATGATAATATTAAAATATATAAACCATTAAAAGATGGAGTTATTGCAGATTATCAAGTTGCAGAACTTATGATAAGAGAATTTATAAAAAAAGTTCCTGGTATCAATAAAAAATTTTTTACTCCATCATTAACTATGGTGATTTGTATACCGTCCGGAATAACAGAAGTAGAAAAAAGAGCCGTAAAAGATTCTGCACAACATCTTAATGCAAAAGAAGTATATTTGATTGAAGAACCCATGGCAGCCGCAATTGGTTCTGGAATATCGGTAACTAAAGCTGAAGGAAATATGATTATTGATATTGGTGGAGGTACTACAGAATGTGGAGTAATAGCTCTAGGTGGAATTGTTTGCCAAAAATCTATTAAAATTGCTGGAGATGTTTTTACTAATGATATAGCTTATTTTCTTAGAACTAAATACAATTTATATATTGGAGAAAGAACGGCAGAAAAAATTAAAATAGACATTGGAGCAGCTGCAGAATCTATTGATAATCCACCAGAAAATATTCGTATACAAGGAAGAGATTTACCTACAGGAAAACCTAAAGAAATGAATCTTTCTTATAAAGAAACTATTCCTGCACTTGATAAATCTATTCTACGTATTGAAGATGCGGTTATGGAAACTCTTTCTAGTACTCCACCAGAACTTGCTGCAGATATTTATAAAACGGGTATATATATGGCTGGAGGGGGATCTCTTTTAAGAGGTTTAGATAGAAGAATCTCTAAAAAAACGGGGCTTTCTGTTTCTTTAGTGGAAGACCCTTTGAGAGCGGTAGTAAAAGGAACAGGTGTTGCTTTGAAAAATATTGATAAATTTACATTTTTAATGAAATAATGAAATATAGAATATTATTATGCGTGATTTTTTTTTAAAATGGCGTTTTTTTATTTTATTTATTTTATTAGAATCTACAGCACTTTTTCTCTCTTTTTCAAAAAATAATTTTCATAAAAATATTGATACTGGTTCTTCTAATTTTATTATTGGTAATATTTATGAATCTATTTATAGATTACGTCATTATTTTTTTTTAGATATTGAAAATGAAAAACTTATAAATGAAAATGTAAAATTACGTCATTTTCTTATATCCTCTAAAATAAAAAAAATTACTAAAGATTTTAAAAAAAAAAATATCGATTATTTACAACAATATATTTATACACCTGTAAAAATTATAAATAACAGTATATATG
The nucleotide sequence above comes from Blattabacterium clevelandi. Encoded proteins:
- a CDS encoding rod shape-determining protein codes for the protein MGLVDLINNLFNQEIAIDLGTANTLIMHNNKVIVDLPSIIAIDVRTKKVLAVGEEAKKMQGKTHDNIKIYKPLKDGVIADYQVAELMIREFIKKVPGINKKFFTPSLTMVICIPSGITEVEKRAVKDSAQHLNAKEVYLIEEPMAAAIGSGISVTKAEGNMIIDIGGGTTECGVIALGGIVCQKSIKIAGDVFTNDIAYFLRTKYNLYIGERTAEKIKIDIGAAAESIDNPPENIRIQGRDLPTGKPKEMNLSYKETIPALDKSILRIEDAVMETLSSTPPELAADIYKTGIYMAGGGSLLRGLDRRISKKTGLSVSLVEDPLRAVVKGTGVALKNIDKFTFLMK